A window of Agrobacterium tumefaciens contains these coding sequences:
- a CDS encoding ABC transporter permease: MIRYIFQRLAGMIVVMFLVVTIVFVILRVTPGDPAAVMLGPDASAQDIAELRTRLGLDQSLGVQYVYYIGQLLRGDLGQSIFLNMPVGSALLDRAEPTFFLTIFSLLIASVIALPIGIYAAYRRGSFVDQAATTVAMLAASIPSFWLGLILMQLFAVRLDLFPVSGYGGPGASFLERMYHLTLPAIALGLVSSALILRFTRASMLDVLGDDYVRTARAKGVKERRVVMKHALKNALIPILTVLGLTAAVLISGAVVTETVFGLPGVGNLVVSAVLRRDYPVIQGALLVIAGLYVLINFAIDMLYLLVDPRVRY; encoded by the coding sequence GTGATACGTTATATTTTTCAGAGACTTGCGGGAATGATCGTGGTGATGTTTCTCGTCGTCACCATCGTTTTCGTCATCCTGCGCGTCACGCCCGGCGACCCGGCTGCCGTGATGCTCGGGCCGGATGCCTCCGCGCAGGATATCGCTGAGCTTCGCACGCGGCTCGGTCTCGATCAGTCGCTCGGCGTGCAATATGTCTATTACATCGGGCAATTGCTAAGGGGCGATCTCGGACAGTCGATCTTTCTCAACATGCCCGTTGGATCGGCCTTGCTGGACCGGGCGGAGCCGACATTTTTCCTGACGATCTTTTCGCTGCTCATCGCGAGCGTCATCGCGCTTCCGATCGGCATCTACGCAGCATACCGGCGCGGTTCTTTCGTGGATCAGGCCGCAACGACCGTCGCGATGCTGGCCGCCAGCATTCCAAGCTTCTGGCTCGGGCTCATCCTGATGCAGCTCTTCGCCGTGCGGCTCGATCTGTTCCCGGTGTCGGGTTATGGTGGGCCGGGCGCAAGTTTTCTTGAGCGCATGTATCACCTCACTTTGCCGGCAATCGCGCTTGGGCTCGTCTCTTCGGCGCTCATTCTGCGCTTCACGCGCGCTTCGATGCTGGATGTCCTCGGCGACGACTATGTACGGACCGCCAGAGCCAAAGGCGTGAAAGAGCGCCGCGTGGTGATGAAACATGCATTGAAGAACGCCCTGATCCCCATCCTCACAGTGCTTGGTCTGACTGCCGCCGTGCTGATTTCAGGTGCTGTTGTGACGGAAACGGTTTTCGGGCTGCCGGGCGTCGGTAACCTCGTCGTCTCTGCCGTGCTGCGTCGCGATTATCCGGTCATTCAGGGTGCGCTTCTCGTCATCGCCGGGCTCTACGTGCTCATCAATTTTGCAATCGACATGCTCTATCTGCTGGTCGATCCGAGGG
- a CDS encoding ABC transporter substrate-binding protein, translated as MRRKLAFLATAALLLAPGVLMAQEKGGVINVATIGEPPTLDPMASTADLVGIVTQHIFETLYTFDKSWKVTPLLAEALPEISADGKTYTIKLRQGIKFHDGSDMTSEDVVASLGRWMKIASRGKQAAGFIENISAPDAGTVAITLKQPYAPLTSLLAFNNSAAIILPAEKQAEPMAEFIGTGPYMLKERKADQYIQLVRFDGYKSRDGESDGYGGARHQYLDEIRFVPVPDPNTRVEAAVSGQYDYVDSIPVESFDKVKSSSASQPLMLKPFGFPVFVFNTKEGLSSKLEVRKAVAEALNTEDMLAAAFGSTEFYALDGAYYPDNFSWHTEEGVEGNYNVGNPEAAAEKLKAAGYNGEPLRILTSRQYEFHYKMAQVAAEYLKLAGFKVDMQVVDWATLTQRRADPKLWDIYISHSPFLPEPALMGALSTSSPGWWDTPARKAAVDAFTAEVDPDKRIALWANVQKTIYAELPLLKIGDFNAVAAKSNKLDGVDAAPWPYFWNASVTK; from the coding sequence ATGAGACGTAAACTCGCATTTCTCGCCACTGCCGCTTTGCTGCTTGCACCGGGTGTGTTGATGGCCCAAGAGAAGGGCGGCGTGATCAATGTCGCGACGATCGGCGAGCCGCCGACACTCGATCCGATGGCGTCAACGGCCGATCTTGTCGGCATCGTCACGCAGCATATCTTCGAAACGCTCTACACCTTCGACAAGAGCTGGAAGGTGACGCCGCTTCTGGCGGAGGCGCTGCCGGAGATTAGCGCCGATGGCAAGACCTACACGATCAAGCTGCGCCAGGGCATCAAATTCCATGACGGCAGCGACATGACATCGGAAGACGTCGTCGCCTCGCTCGGACGCTGGATGAAGATTGCCTCGCGTGGCAAACAGGCAGCCGGATTTATCGAGAACATCTCCGCACCCGACGCCGGAACGGTCGCGATCACCCTCAAGCAGCCCTATGCGCCGCTTACGTCGCTCCTCGCTTTCAACAATTCCGCCGCCATCATTCTCCCGGCTGAAAAGCAGGCGGAGCCGATGGCCGAATTCATCGGCACCGGCCCCTATATGTTGAAGGAGCGCAAGGCCGACCAATATATCCAGCTCGTTCGTTTCGATGGCTACAAATCCCGCGACGGCGAAAGCGACGGTTACGGTGGCGCGCGCCATCAATATCTCGATGAAATCCGCTTTGTGCCGGTGCCCGATCCGAACACACGCGTTGAGGCGGCTGTCTCGGGACAATATGACTACGTCGATTCCATCCCCGTTGAATCCTTCGACAAGGTGAAGTCGTCTTCGGCGTCGCAGCCGCTCATGCTGAAGCCCTTCGGGTTCCCGGTCTTTGTCTTCAACACCAAGGAAGGGCTTTCATCCAAGCTTGAGGTCCGCAAGGCGGTCGCTGAGGCGCTGAATACGGAAGACATGTTGGCTGCTGCTTTCGGCAGCACGGAGTTCTACGCCCTCGATGGCGCCTATTATCCCGATAACTTCTCCTGGCACACGGAAGAGGGCGTGGAGGGCAATTACAATGTCGGCAATCCCGAAGCTGCAGCCGAAAAGCTGAAGGCCGCGGGCTATAATGGCGAGCCGCTTCGCATTCTCACCAGTCGCCAATATGAATTCCATTATAAAATGGCGCAGGTCGCAGCCGAATATCTGAAACTCGCCGGCTTCAAGGTCGACATGCAGGTGGTGGACTGGGCGACGCTGACACAGCGCCGGGCCGATCCCAAGCTTTGGGATATTTACATCAGCCACAGCCCCTTCCTCCCGGAGCCCGCATTGATGGGTGCGCTGTCCACGAGCTCGCCGGGCTGGTGGGATACGCCGGCACGCAAGGCAGCAGTCGACGCTTTTACCGCCGAAGTCGATCCTGATAAGCGCATCGCGCTCTGGGCCAACGTGCAGAAGACGATCTACGCGGAGCTGCCGCTCCTCAAGATCGGCGACTTCAACGCCGTAGCGGCGAAGTCCAACAAGCTTGATGGAGTCGACGCCGCGCCCTGGCCTTACTTCTGGAATGCCTCGGTCACGAAATAA
- a CDS encoding efflux RND transporter periplasmic adaptor subunit, giving the protein MKRFWTALSVLAIAAAGGWYFRDRLPLDKIPYFKQFAVTPQPTGAETAAQSTQNGQPARQQGQRQGGRRNGAPPTVSTIAVSKATLPMDATATGWAVAADITNIAPLQAGLVTEIAAKDGQHIKAGDLILKMDDRIARAAVDKDKANIAADQATLEQTEAAFQRAANLVKQSAESQQVLDQARAARESASAKIDADKATLASDQVTLEHMEIRAPFDGRLGDITVSPGAYLSAGINIVTITKYDPISVSFRLSQRYLPQLREGIAKDTAVDVDPAATGGEAMSGALRFYDNTVDQASGTVLAKAEFKNDRGLLWPGQSVNVTAHFISDDEMIIVPTVAVRPGPKGNFVYTVDNDHHAHMTPVEVARSNGDSTALAGGLNGGEHVIVEGQSGLADGQTVVEQFSDKGGTAGNLSANIQQDKVGSQ; this is encoded by the coding sequence ATGAAACGTTTCTGGACCGCCCTTAGCGTTCTTGCCATCGCAGCCGCCGGCGGCTGGTATTTCAGGGATCGCCTGCCACTCGACAAAATCCCCTATTTCAAACAGTTTGCCGTCACGCCGCAGCCAACCGGCGCGGAAACCGCAGCGCAATCGACCCAGAACGGCCAGCCTGCCCGGCAGCAGGGGCAAAGACAAGGTGGGCGGCGCAACGGAGCACCGCCGACGGTCAGCACCATTGCCGTCAGCAAGGCGACACTGCCAATGGATGCGACAGCGACCGGTTGGGCAGTCGCAGCCGACATCACCAATATTGCACCTCTTCAAGCTGGCCTTGTCACCGAAATCGCGGCGAAGGACGGCCAGCATATCAAGGCTGGCGATCTGATCCTCAAGATGGACGATCGCATCGCACGCGCCGCAGTGGACAAGGACAAGGCCAATATTGCCGCCGATCAGGCCACGCTTGAGCAGACGGAGGCAGCTTTCCAGCGTGCCGCGAACCTCGTCAAGCAAAGCGCCGAGTCCCAGCAGGTGCTGGACCAGGCAAGAGCGGCCCGCGAGAGCGCCAGCGCAAAGATCGACGCGGATAAGGCAACGCTTGCATCGGATCAGGTGACGCTCGAGCATATGGAAATCCGCGCGCCCTTCGATGGCCGGCTGGGCGATATCACGGTTAGTCCCGGTGCCTATCTCAGCGCCGGCATCAATATTGTGACGATCACCAAATATGATCCCATTTCGGTAAGCTTCCGGCTTTCCCAGCGGTACCTGCCGCAATTGCGTGAAGGCATCGCGAAGGATACCGCTGTCGATGTCGATCCCGCCGCGACCGGCGGTGAGGCCATGTCCGGCGCGCTGCGTTTTTACGACAATACGGTCGACCAGGCATCCGGTACGGTCTTGGCCAAGGCGGAATTCAAGAATGATCGCGGCCTTTTGTGGCCCGGCCAGTCCGTTAATGTCACGGCTCACTTCATTTCAGACGACGAGATGATCATCGTGCCGACCGTTGCCGTGCGACCGGGGCCGAAGGGCAACTTCGTTTATACCGTCGATAATGATCACCATGCGCATATGACCCCCGTGGAGGTCGCCCGCTCCAATGGAGATTCGACCGCCTTAGCAGGCGGCCTCAATGGCGGCGAACACGTGATCGTCGAAGGACAGTCCGGACTCGCCGATGGTCAGACTGTGGTCGAGCAGTTTTCCGATAAGGGCGGCACAGCCGGTAACCTGTCCGCCAACATCCAGCAGGACAAGGTGGGCAGCCAATGA
- a CDS encoding efflux RND transporter permease subunit: MIPSFCINRPVATTLLAIGLVLAGLAGFRLLPVAALPKVDFPTINVSSSLSGASPQTMATSVTTPLVKQFETIPGVSEISATNTLGNSSIVLQFDLNRDIDAAAADVQAAISRAQRQLPSNMTTTPSYRKTNPADAPVLLLAVNSKEMPTSKVDEIAENIISPLLSTISGVAQVSIYGAQTYAVRIGLDPAQLQARGLGVDTVTTAIAQANNQVPVGALQDDNQRLTIEADTQRTNADAFRSLVVSTTNGARIHLGDIANVTDSIDNTNAGSWFDGDQAIILAVQRQPDANTVEVVDAIKEKLPALRQQLPPSVNINVMNDASTAIKDAISDVQFTLFLTIGLVVAVIYLFTGHLTATIIPGLAVPLSLITAFGMMYVLGYSIDNISLLGLTLSVGLVVDDAIVMLENILRLHEEGLPMREAALQGAAEVSGTILSMSVSLVAVFIPILLMGGVIGRLFNEFGMVVTLAIMASALVSLTVTPMLASRLSGHTSKPPAIIRWFDAGFERTLRGYGRAVSWCLSHRGIVLASFLASIAASAFLFETLPSSFFPQEDIGRLSVSTQAREDISYTAMRDLQAQVADQIRKNPAVVHVTSIVGGNSRNPLNNGSMFVELKPKEERAPLSQVLAELGQTTSKVAGIRTYINPQQSLRFGGRSSASQYQLVVQGLNADTTTEWSNKLMEAMRRDHTFTSVTSDAQNGAIAATISVDSEKAAAFGITNDQLRKTLEMSFGGYTAAQIQSTGDSYDVIVEFDSSKPWSADFLSDINILSAKSGVLVPLSNFASLTRTQAPVTINQTGQLVSTTISFNLPDGVALSDATSRIDQIKTTIGLPQDVFTSYGGTAAIFQQSQGNTGILILAAVLTIYVVLGVLYESFIHPLTILSGLPAAAFGALVALKVMGMDFSIIALIGLLMLIGIVKKNAIMMIDVAVELIREKGEAPATAIHEACVRRFRPIMMTTFCALLGALPIALGSGASSELRQPLGIAVVGGLIVSQLLTLFITPVIFVEMDRFGRFLSGLFSRKKNVEPHAPQQEPGAKPEPDSVAA, translated from the coding sequence ATGATCCCAAGTTTCTGCATCAACCGCCCTGTCGCCACCACGCTTCTTGCCATCGGCCTCGTGCTGGCCGGGCTTGCGGGCTTCCGCCTGCTGCCCGTCGCCGCCCTGCCGAAGGTGGATTTTCCAACGATCAACGTCTCTTCATCGCTGTCTGGCGCTTCGCCACAAACCATGGCGACATCGGTGACGACGCCGTTGGTCAAACAATTCGAGACCATTCCAGGCGTTAGCGAAATCAGCGCCACGAACACGCTCGGCAACAGCTCGATCGTGCTTCAGTTCGACCTCAATCGTGATATCGACGCCGCCGCGGCCGATGTTCAGGCCGCAATCTCACGCGCACAACGGCAATTGCCGAGCAACATGACGACGACGCCGAGCTATCGCAAGACGAACCCGGCCGATGCGCCAGTGTTGCTGCTTGCCGTCAACAGCAAGGAAATGCCCACCAGCAAGGTGGATGAGATCGCCGAAAACATCATCTCACCGCTTCTCTCCACCATCTCGGGCGTTGCCCAGGTCAGTATTTATGGCGCGCAGACCTATGCGGTCCGTATCGGTCTCGATCCAGCGCAGCTTCAGGCAAGAGGCCTTGGTGTCGACACTGTCACAACGGCCATTGCCCAGGCCAACAATCAGGTGCCTGTCGGCGCGCTCCAGGATGATAATCAACGGCTGACGATCGAGGCTGATACGCAGCGGACCAACGCAGACGCCTTCCGCTCGCTGGTCGTTTCAACCACCAATGGCGCAAGGATCCACCTCGGCGATATCGCCAATGTCACCGACAGCATCGACAACACCAATGCCGGCAGTTGGTTCGATGGCGACCAGGCGATCATTCTCGCCGTGCAGCGTCAGCCCGACGCCAACACGGTAGAGGTTGTCGACGCCATCAAAGAGAAGTTGCCCGCGCTGCGGCAGCAATTACCGCCTTCTGTGAATATCAACGTGATGAACGACGCTTCGACAGCGATCAAGGATGCGATCTCCGACGTTCAGTTCACGCTGTTTCTGACCATCGGCCTTGTAGTTGCGGTCATATACCTCTTTACCGGCCACCTCACCGCAACCATTATTCCCGGCCTTGCGGTGCCGCTGTCGCTCATCACGGCTTTCGGCATGATGTATGTGCTTGGCTACAGTATCGATAACATCTCCCTGCTCGGCCTGACTTTGTCCGTGGGGCTGGTGGTGGATGACGCGATCGTCATGCTGGAGAACATTCTGCGCCTGCATGAGGAGGGCCTGCCGATGCGCGAGGCTGCGCTGCAGGGTGCCGCGGAAGTCAGCGGCACTATCCTGTCGATGTCGGTCTCGCTGGTTGCCGTTTTCATCCCCATCCTGTTGATGGGCGGTGTGATTGGCAGGCTCTTCAACGAATTCGGCATGGTCGTCACGCTCGCGATCATGGCATCGGCGCTGGTTTCACTGACGGTGACGCCCATGCTCGCCTCGCGTCTCTCCGGCCACACTTCCAAACCGCCGGCGATCATTCGCTGGTTCGATGCCGGGTTCGAACGCACGCTGCGTGGCTATGGCCGCGCGGTCAGCTGGTGTCTTTCCCACCGTGGTATCGTGCTCGCGTCTTTTCTCGCGTCCATCGCTGCATCTGCCTTCCTCTTTGAAACGCTGCCGTCGAGCTTTTTCCCGCAGGAAGATATTGGCCGCCTTTCCGTTTCGACACAGGCGCGAGAGGATATTTCCTATACGGCGATGCGTGATCTTCAGGCGCAGGTCGCCGACCAGATTCGGAAAAATCCGGCCGTTGTTCATGTCACTTCCATTGTCGGCGGCAATTCCCGCAACCCGCTGAACAACGGGTCGATGTTCGTGGAACTGAAACCCAAGGAAGAGCGTGCTCCGCTGAGCCAGGTGCTGGCGGAACTGGGGCAGACAACATCAAAGGTCGCAGGCATCCGCACCTACATCAATCCGCAGCAAAGCCTGCGTTTCGGCGGACGCAGCTCCGCAAGTCAATATCAGCTCGTGGTTCAGGGCCTGAACGCCGACACGACGACCGAGTGGTCGAACAAGCTGATGGAGGCGATGCGCCGCGACCACACATTTACCTCCGTCACATCCGACGCCCAGAATGGCGCGATCGCAGCCACCATTTCGGTTGATTCAGAAAAAGCCGCGGCCTTCGGCATTACCAATGACCAGCTGCGCAAGACGCTGGAAATGTCTTTCGGCGGTTATACGGCAGCGCAAATCCAGTCGACTGGCGATAGTTACGACGTCATCGTCGAATTTGACAGCTCCAAACCCTGGAGCGCTGATTTTCTCAGCGACATCAATATCCTCTCCGCCAAGTCAGGCGTCCTCGTTCCGCTGTCCAACTTTGCTTCGCTCACGCGCACGCAGGCGCCTGTCACCATCAACCAGACGGGCCAGCTTGTCTCCACTACCATCTCCTTCAACCTACCGGATGGGGTCGCGCTTTCCGATGCCACAAGCCGGATCGACCAGATCAAAACGACCATCGGTCTGCCGCAGGATGTCTTCACCAGCTATGGCGGCACGGCGGCGATCTTCCAGCAGAGTCAAGGGAATACCGGCATCCTCATTTTGGCAGCTGTGTTGACGATCTACGTTGTGCTGGGCGTGCTCTATGAAAGCTTCATCCACCCGCTGACCATCCTCTCCGGCCTGCCGGCCGCTGCCTTTGGCGCACTGGTAGCGCTTAAGGTGATGGGCATGGATTTCTCGATCATTGCGCTGATCGGCCTCTTGATGCTGATCGGCATCGTCAAGAAAAATGCGATCATGATGATCGACGTGGCAGTGGAGCTCATACGCGAAAAGGGCGAGGCGCCGGCGACCGCCATTCACGAAGCCTGCGTCCGGCGTTTCCGGCCGATCATGATGACGACCTTCTGCGCCCTTCTCGGGGCCCTGCCCATCGCACTCGGCTCCGGCGCAAGTTCGGAACTGCGCCAACCACTTGGCATCGCGGTGGTCGGTGGTCTTATCGTCTCGCAATTGCTGACGCTCTTCATCACGCCCGTCATTTTTGTGGAAATGGACCGATTTGGCCGGTTCCTGTCAGGGTTGTTTTCCCGCAAGAAAAATGTCGAGCCCCATGCGCCACAGCAGGAACCGGGCGCGAAACCTGAGCCGGATTCCGTAGCGGCCTAG
- a CDS encoding invasion associated locus B family protein: MAFTLLFVAFSLDIAAAQETSQGAASLHEAHGSWQLACTAPGNDDGPEKASGATQETKRTCAMAQVQLEEKTRKLVVSVEFRLAGEEAPGKLAGTMVLPFGLAVTKLFSVKSGNMRLQEVQVSTCLPVGCVVSFSPFVELVSALKAEQTLTIEAPDLQGRIVSFQLQGKGFPQALKRLEEMR; the protein is encoded by the coding sequence ATGGCTTTCACTTTGCTGTTCGTCGCATTTTCTCTCGACATCGCAGCTGCACAGGAGACGTCGCAAGGCGCAGCATCCTTGCACGAGGCTCACGGAAGCTGGCAGCTCGCCTGTACTGCACCCGGAAATGACGATGGCCCCGAGAAAGCCTCTGGCGCGACGCAGGAGACGAAGCGGACCTGCGCGATGGCCCAGGTGCAATTGGAGGAGAAGACCCGCAAGCTCGTCGTTTCCGTGGAGTTCCGGCTCGCCGGTGAAGAAGCACCGGGGAAGCTTGCTGGCACGATGGTTCTGCCCTTTGGTCTGGCCGTCACCAAGCTCTTTTCCGTCAAATCGGGAAATATGCGCTTGCAGGAGGTGCAGGTCAGCACTTGCTTACCGGTTGGCTGCGTTGTTTCCTTCTCGCCCTTTGTCGAGCTGGTCTCGGCGCTGAAGGCGGAACAGACACTCACAATCGAGGCGCCCGATCTGCAGGGTCGCATTGTCTCGTTTCAGCTGCAGGGAAAAGGGTTTCCCCAGGCGTTGAAACGCCTTGAGGAAATGCGCTAG